A DNA window from Anastrepha ludens isolate Willacy chromosome 6, idAnaLude1.1, whole genome shotgun sequence contains the following coding sequences:
- the LOC128867538 gene encoding uncharacterized protein LOC128867538, which produces MLLKIRHALLEISNHPVTKQSAIIINNEIIITSGCILQPYVRPMTPFIADANKEGVCPSTKIIHKLQQCQLISVQDCNSVEAKHLNALNYQVTFDRRKLPPPNERRRQPHILTRYCARLLFLFSSSEISRHVLRFLETDHTDDALKSHNEVLLSSFLVLSMRCDGGKEYFEKFLRHIEHYLRYLEPIHTLDDVLVMCTPFGLENFYKTISIGKVSNVMGRDGCLFVLSNALALGCEGAAVFNNKLRLIGMIMCTSFQRQQENVNLTLAANFAFVLRDFMRQLGLNITSVRVARDSSNFPWERAMVVIEARGSQGTGTFVKVLNKKFILTCTHVVFKLSTKAFCRSVDGEFESEVLWRNPQYDQPFDIALLAAPANIPERYCVRLSRTKPTLGQTVFNAGFPYFVNFNLKYDFNPAIFQGRVIKCSPGAIMSDGCVQAGQSGGPMFDDQGYILGICVSNIKVGNVVYPNLNTAVPIYQIRTWLEQYARTNDVQVLSNLVANKEMQRIWALEAPPVLSKL; this is translated from the exons ATGTTATTAAAGATTCGGCATGCGCTATTGGAAATAAGCAATCATCCAGTGACAAAGCAATCGGCTATcattatcaacaatgaaattatCATTACTTCTGGCTGCATCCTGCAGCCATATGTGCGTCCAATGACACCATTCATAGCTGATGCCAACAAAGAAGGTGTTTGTCCAAGCACGAAAATCATACACAAACTACAACAATGTCAGCTCATTAGTGTACAAGATTGCAATAGCGTGGAGGCTAAGCATTTGAATGCTCTGAACTACCAGGTGACATTCGATCGACGCAAATTGCCACCGCCTAATGAACGACGCAGACAACCGCATATATTAACGCGTTACTGTGCCAGGTTGCTGTTTCTCTTCAGCTCATCGGAGATTTCACGGCATGTGCTACGCTTCCTAGAAACAGATCACACTGACGATGCACTGAAATCGCATAATGAAGTGTTACTTTCCAGCTTTCTAGTTTTAAGTATGCGTTGTGATGGTGGTAAAGAATACTTCGAAAAATTCCTTCGCCACATTGAGCATTATCTACGGTATCTAGAACCAATACACACATTGGATGATGTGCTGGTTATGTGTACGCCATTTGGCTTGGAAAATTTCTATAAGACCATAAGCATCGGCAAAGTATCGAATGTAATGGGTCGCGATGGTTGCCTTTTTGTGTTATCTAATGCGCTGGCGCTGGGTTGCGAGGGTGCTGCTGTATTCAATAACAAACT ACGCTTGATTGGCATGATAATGTGCACTTCGTTTCAGCGCCAGCAGGAGAATGTTAACTTAACTTTAGCGGCAAATTTTGCATTCGTGTTGCGGGATTTTATGCGCCAACTAGGCTTAAATATTACGTCGGTTCGAGTGGCAAGGGATTCATCTAATTTTCCAT GGGAACGTGCTATGGTTGTAATTGAAGCTAGAGGTAGCCAAGGCACTGGCACATTTGTAAAAGTgttaaacaaaaagtttatacTCACATGTACGCATGTTGTTTTCAAG TTAAGCACCAAGGCGTTTTGCCGCAGTGTGGATGGAGAATTCGAATCGGAAGTGCTTTGGCGAAATCCACAATACGACCAACCATTTGATATTGCTCTGTTAGCCGCACCCGCTAATATTCCCGAGCGCTACTGTGTACGTTTGTCTAGAACTAAACCAACACTTGGTCAGACAGTTTTTAATGCCGGTTTTCCTTACTTTGTCAACTTCAACTTGAAATATGATTTCAACCCAGCCATATTTCAAGGACGTGTTATTAAATGTTCACCTGGCGCAATTATGTCCGATGGTTGTGTACAGGCTGGTCAGAGTGGTGGGCCGATGTTTGATGATCAGGGTTATATTTTGGGTATATGCGTGTCAAACATAAAAGTTGGGAATGTTGTGTATCCTAATTTAAATACCGCAGTGCCCATTTACCAGATACGCACATGGTTGGAACAGTATGCGCGTACAAATG aCGTACAGGTACTTAGTAATTTGGTGGCCAACAAGGAAATGCAGCGTATATGGGCATTAGAAGCTCCTCCTGTCTTAAGTAAATTGTAG